One region of bacterium genomic DNA includes:
- a CDS encoding glycosyltransferase family 39 protein, with translation MIKFEDKNQRLKSTTKYLISIFSLALLIGLLMAIFFPCPESEFEDQAEYNNIAWNILQGHGYSINKVEPYDPTARRGPTYPFFLAAIYLFFGQNYTAVYIIQAILYAFTCLIIYLLGREAFDNKRIGLIAALGAALYPAFWVFIRQLMTEPLFAFLLAMILLLWIRAIKEKSARWYPLLGVLIAIGALCRTTLAAFPLFILLGLLLLYQDKKRAIIDGGVVLLITFLVIAPWTARNYFVLHRFIPITSDMGRALVAAIIPYENRKQQEAVRKEIMPKLEKMMSEEKKSFDEAAQALARSEFKKDPWKYFKFLPQKLFLFWRPYSYSEMFGVKAPSWEYMENKSYGPLFLKFALLTLNTLPLLLGMVGLFFIRDKWRTALPLLLIIVYFTLVHTMVHAGTGTRYHVPIMSAVFVLASLGIVKVIGLVKPGDR, from the coding sequence ATGATAAAGTTTGAAGATAAGAATCAACGATTGAAATCGACCACTAAATATCTGATCTCAATTTTTTCTCTGGCTTTATTGATCGGGTTATTGATGGCTATTTTTTTCCCTTGCCCAGAATCAGAATTTGAGGATCAGGCCGAATATAATAATATCGCCTGGAATATCCTTCAAGGGCATGGTTATTCTATAAATAAAGTTGAGCCTTATGATCCTACAGCTCGACGTGGCCCTACCTATCCTTTCTTTCTGGCCGCCATTTATTTATTTTTTGGGCAGAATTATACCGCCGTCTATATAATCCAGGCCATTCTATATGCCTTCACCTGCTTGATAATTTACCTGCTGGGAAGAGAAGCCTTTGATAATAAACGGATTGGCTTGATAGCCGCTTTGGGAGCCGCCCTATATCCTGCCTTTTGGGTATTCATCCGACAACTTATGACCGAACCATTATTTGCCTTTTTATTAGCCATGATTCTTCTCTTATGGATTAGAGCTATTAAAGAAAAATCAGCCCGGTGGTATCCGCTCCTAGGGGTATTAATCGCCATAGGGGCCTTGTGCCGAACTACCCTGGCGGCTTTTCCCCTTTTCATCTTATTAGGTTTACTCCTTCTCTACCAGGATAAAAAGAGGGCTATCATTGATGGAGGAGTAGTTCTCCTGATAACCTTTCTGGTGATTGCTCCTTGGACGGCCAGGAACTATTTTGTCTTACATCGCTTTATTCCTATTACATCTGATATGGGTAGAGCTCTCGTGGCGGCAATAATACCCTACGAGAATCGGAAGCAACAGGAAGCTGTTAGAAAGGAGATTATGCCTAAACTTGAAAAGATGATGAGTGAAGAGAAAAAGTCCTTTGATGAGGCGGCTCAGGCGTTAGCCCGGAGTGAATTCAAAAAGGATCCTTGGAAATACTTTAAGTTCTTACCCCAGAAATTGTTCTTATTTTGGAGGCCGTATAGCTACAGTGAGATGTTTGGCGTGAAGGCTCCAAGTTGGGAATATATGGAGAATAAGTCTTATGGCCCCTTATTCTTAAAGTTTGCCTTATTGACCTTGAATACACTTCCTCTCCTATTGGGGATGGTGGGCCTATTTTTTATTCGAGATAAATGGCGGACGGCTCTACCTCTCCTTTTAATAATTGTTTACTTTACACTTGTTCATACTATGGTTCATGCTGGAACCGGCACTCGTTACCACGTCCCGATAATGTCGGCTGTATTTGTCCTTGCTTCACTTGGAATTGTAAAGGTAATCGGGTTGGTAAAACCCGGTGATCGGTAA
- a CDS encoding Rpn family recombination-promoting nuclease/putative transposase, which translates to MEFLDVKTDFAFKKIFGSEASKDILISFLNSVIDFEGNERIVDLTIVDPYQIPLIKGMKDTFVDVKARLSNQKRVIIEMQVLNVEGFEKRILYNAAKAYSSQLKKAESFTTLEPIIALTITDFRMFEEIDNIITYFNLIEKETLIKYSDEIELIFIELPKFTKNEDELSSITDKWIYFIKNAGSLEYTPKTLIEEVEIKKAFEIANTAGMSEAELEVQFKRHDFIYLQKSSIEFALKRGREEGKKEGKEEGRKEGKKEKAIEVAKSLLGLGVDMEKISKATGLTIEEVEGL; encoded by the coding sequence ATGGAATTCTTAGATGTCAAAACAGACTTTGCCTTCAAGAAGATCTTTGGTTCAGAGGCGAGCAAGGATATCTTAATCAGCTTCCTGAATTCTGTCATCGATTTTGAAGGAAATGAACGGATAGTTGACCTGACTATCGTCGATCCCTATCAGATACCATTAATCAAAGGGATGAAGGATACATTCGTCGATGTTAAGGCCAGACTGTCAAATCAGAAAAGGGTCATCATCGAGATGCAGGTTTTAAATGTAGAGGGGTTTGAGAAAAGGATCTTGTACAATGCCGCTAAGGCCTATTCCTCTCAACTAAAGAAAGCAGAGTCATTCACCACCCTTGAGCCTATTATTGCCCTGACCATTACAGACTTCAGGATGTTTGAGGAGATAGATAATATCATTACCTATTTCAACCTGATAGAAAAAGAGACATTAATAAAATACAGTGATGAGATAGAATTGATTTTTATCGAGCTTCCCAAGTTTACAAAAAATGAAGATGAGCTTAGCTCAATAACCGACAAATGGATATACTTTATAAAAAATGCCGGCAGCCTCGAATATACCCCCAAGACATTAATCGAAGAGGTGGAAATAAAAAAGGCCTTTGAGATAGCCAATACCGCCGGTATGAGTGAAGCAGAGTTAGAGGTCCAATTTAAGAGACACGATTTTATCTACCTCCAGAAGAGTTCCATTGAGTTTGCCCTGAAACGGGGTCGGGAAGAAGGCAAAAAGGAAGGCAAGGAAGAGGGCAGAAAGGAAGGCAAAAAGGAAAAGGCAATAGAGGTGGCCAAGTCTCTTTTAGGTCTGGGGGTTGATATGGAAAAAATATCAAAGGCTACCGGATTAACCATAGAAGAGGTTGAAGGGTTGTGA
- the hypE gene encoding hydrogenase expression/formation protein HypE encodes MNTNRILLSHGSGGKLTHSLIREIFLKEFRNEILEPLSDSAVFRVKEGRLAYTTDSYVVDPIFFPGGDIGRLSVCGTVNDLAMSGAKPLYLSASFIMEEGLLVAALMAILKSMKEAANEAGVKIVCGDTKVVSKGAADKIFITTSGLGLIPEGVEISPTQIRPGDGVILSGPIGDHGIAILSQREGLAFSSSISSDAAPLNHLVASILDEAGDGIHALRDPTRGGLATTLNEFTHEADFGIRIYEEKIPVRDSVKGACELLGLDSLYMANEGKLVAVTSRDSSKKVLSCMKRNSLGVDAEIIGEIIKEPAGIVSLVTRLGGTRILDMQTGEQLPRIC; translated from the coding sequence ATGAACACCAATAGAATCCTTCTTTCCCATGGCTCTGGGGGGAAACTTACCCATTCTTTAATTCGCGAGATATTTTTAAAGGAATTTAGAAATGAAATATTGGAGCCGCTAAGTGACAGCGCTGTCTTCAGGGTAAAGGAAGGAAGGTTGGCTTACACTACTGACTCGTATGTAGTCGATCCTATCTTCTTTCCAGGCGGGGACATAGGAAGACTTTCCGTGTGCGGCACCGTAAATGATTTAGCTATGAGTGGGGCAAAGCCGCTCTATCTATCCGCTTCTTTCATTATGGAAGAAGGCCTTCTGGTAGCTGCTCTAATGGCCATCCTGAAGTCAATGAAAGAGGCAGCCAATGAGGCAGGCGTTAAAATTGTCTGTGGAGATACAAAGGTTGTTTCCAAAGGCGCCGCCGATAAGATATTCATTACTACCTCTGGACTTGGTTTGATTCCGGAGGGGGTGGAGATTTCGCCAACTCAAATAAGACCAGGCGACGGTGTGATCCTAAGTGGTCCCATAGGCGACCACGGCATAGCCATATTAAGCCAAAGGGAAGGGCTTGCGTTTAGCTCAAGTATCTCCTCGGATGCGGCCCCCTTAAATCATCTGGTGGCTTCAATATTGGATGAGGCCGGGGACGGGATCCATGCCCTTCGTGATCCGACCAGAGGTGGATTGGCGACAACCTTGAATGAATTTACCCATGAGGCTGATTTTGGAATAAGAATCTATGAGGAGAAGATACCGGTGAGAGATAGTGTTAAAGGGGCATGTGAACTACTTGGTCTTGATTCCCTTTATATGGCCAATGAGGGAAAGTTAGTGGCGGTTACCTCCAGGGATTCTTCTAAAAAGGTTCTTTCCTGCATGAAAAGAAATAGCCTGGGGGTAGATGCTGAGATTATCGGGGAAATTATAAAGGAACCGGCCGGTATTGTCTCTTTAGTCACCCGCCTTGGTGGGACAAGGATATTAGACATGCAGACCGGAGAACAGCTTCCCAGGATATGTTAA
- a CDS encoding AraC family transcriptional regulator, producing MLDARCSILDAGCSMLDARCWMLDARCWMLDARCWRLDARCWMLDAGCSMLDARCSMLDARYSMLDARCSMLDARCWERIQYPASRIEYRASRMVLWRREAAL from the coding sequence ATGCTCGATGCTCGATGTTCGATACTCGATGCTGGATGCTCGATGCTGGATGCTCGATGCTGGATGCTCGATGCTCGATGCTGGATGCTCGATGCTCGATGCTGGAGGCTGGATGCTCGATGCTGGATGCTCGATGCTGGATGCTCGATGCTCGATGCTCGATGCTCGATGCTTGATGCTCGATACTCGATGCTGGATGCTCGATGCTCGATGCTGGATGCTCGATGTTGGGAAAGGATTCAGTATCCAGCATCGAGGATCGAATATCGAGCATCGAGGATGGTCTTGTGGCGGCGGGAGGCCGCGCTATGA